AATGGAAGAGCAAGCCAAGGTGGAAGCAGGAAAGAAGAAAATCGAATGGGGTTCGCAGATACGGAGCTACGTGTTCGATGACCGCCGCGTGAAAGACCACCGCACCAATTTCCAGACATCGGATGTAAACGGGGTTATGGACGGAAAGATAGACGGGTTTATCAAAGCTTACCTGATGGAATTTTCGGATAGCGAGATGTAAAAATGAAGAAATAGTTGGCTCTTTTCAAAATAGTTTGTATTTTTGGGTTTGAGTTTAATCTAAAAATAGAATCACTATGGGAACAAAACACCGGAAACCAAACAACAGCCGTAGAGAAGAGGAAAAGGCCAATCGCGTATTCAAGAATATCTGCATCGTATTAGTCGTCCTTGCCATTTTATTCATCGCCATCGCTTTGGTTATTTAACGCTTTTTCGGACATGCCTCAGGAAATAGAACGCAAGTTTTTAGTGACGGACGAATCTTACCGCCGGATGGCACACAAGAAAAGCCGGATTGAGCAGGGCTATATTTGCAGCGCCCGAGGGAAAACGGTGAGAATCCGCATACGGGACGACAAAGGCTATATCACAATCAAAGGACCTTCCAATGCGTCGGGCACCAGCCGCTACGAATGGGAACAAGAAATTCCCTTGAACGATGCGGAAGAGCTAATGGCTCTGTGCGAACCGGGACGCATTGAGAAGGTCCGCTATTTGGTGGACTTTAGCGGACACACGTTCGAAGTGGATGAATTCCATGGGGAAAACGAAGGCCTGACCGTAGCGGAAGTTGAGTTAGGCTCGGAAGCGGAAGCGGTAGAGCTGCCCGCCTTTATCGGTGAAGAAGTGACCGGACAAACCAAGTACTACAATTCGTTCTTGATGAAGCAACCGTACACGATGTGGGAATAAGCACAATGTGCCAATGTGCTAATGTGCCAATGTGAGAATAAACAATGCGCTAATGTCTTTTATGCATTTGCACATTCCCACATTAGCACATTGGCTCATTGACACATTGGCACATTATTTTATTAGCACATTAAAAAAATCCTCCTGTAAACTATCCGAAAAGGGGATAAAAACTATCAGATAACAGATTTCACCCGGTAGAATACCAGATTTCAGGACATGAGCGAGCTATTTAAAGGGTAATATTGCAGTGTCGATGAGACACAAACAAATATTAACCAATAAATAGCAAACAAATGGTAGCAACAAATTTTACCCAGAACTTACTGAATGTCCAAACCGAATTACATACTTTCGCATATAAGCTTACGGCAGACCGTGAAGACGCAAACGACCTTCTGCAAGAAACTTCATTGAAGGCATTATATAATATGGAGAAGTATGCAGACGAAACCAATTTTAAAGGATGGATGTACACCATCATGCGCAACATCTTTATCAACAATTACCGCAAGACCTTGCGTGACCAGACCTATACAGATCCGACCGATAACCAATATTACCTGAACAAGCAACAGGACATAGAAGGAGATTCGGTTGAAGCCGGATACGACTTGAAAGAGATGAGACGCATCGTCAATGCCCTGCCGGCAGAATACCGCCAGCCTTTCTCGATGTATGTATCGGGATTCAAATACCGCGAGATAGCCGAAAAATTAGGATTGCCATTGGGAACCGTCAAGAGCCGCATCCATTTTACCCGGAAAAAGCTGCAGACGGAATTAAAGGATTTCCGGTAAAACCGTTTTGATGAACATAAGTGAGTTGCCCGTTTCACATAAGTAACTTGGGCACTTCACATAAGTAAGTCAGCCTTATCACTTATGTTCGTTTAAGGACTATATTTTCTAAAACAGTTCCTGCAAGACCCGCAAGGATTTCATTTCAGGGAAATCGGGCAAATGAAGCCGGTAATATTCATTAATAATATCCAAGCAACGGTTGCGCTCCGTATGATTCATGCCGAAAAGATGCATCGTTTCATAATTCATGCGCATCAGGTTGCGGATATGAGAAGCTTCTTCAGGGAACACGAACATG
The Phocaeicola salanitronis DSM 18170 genome window above contains:
- a CDS encoding CYTH domain-containing protein, translated to MPQEIERKFLVTDESYRRMAHKKSRIEQGYICSARGKTVRIRIRDDKGYITIKGPSNASGTSRYEWEQEIPLNDAEELMALCEPGRIEKVRYLVDFSGHTFEVDEFHGENEGLTVAEVELGSEAEAVELPAFIGEEVTGQTKYYNSFLMKQPYTMWE
- a CDS encoding RNA polymerase sigma factor, which encodes MVATNFTQNLLNVQTELHTFAYKLTADREDANDLLQETSLKALYNMEKYADETNFKGWMYTIMRNIFINNYRKTLRDQTYTDPTDNQYYLNKQQDIEGDSVEAGYDLKEMRRIVNALPAEYRQPFSMYVSGFKYREIAEKLGLPLGTVKSRIHFTRKKLQTELKDFR